TCACAATTTAGCTTTATACCAGAAACACCGATTTTATATGATGAGTTAACACTATATGAACATTTAGAGCTAACAGCGATGGCATATGGAATTGATAAGGACACTTTCGAAAAACGACTTCAGCCCTTATTAAAGGAATTTCGGATGGAAAAGAGGTTAAAGTGGTTTCCAGCTCACTTCTCAAAGGGTATGAAGCAAAAGGTCATGATAATGTGTGCCTTCTTAGTTGAACCTGAGCTTTATATTATTGATGAGCCTTTTGTTGGATTAGACCCATTAGCTATAAATTCATTATTGGAAATGATGGATCAAGCGAAAAAACAAGGCTCAGGTATTCTTATGTCAACACACATACTAGCAACAGCGGAAAGATATTGTGATTCTTTTATTATTTTACATAACGGAGAAGTTCGCGCAAAAGGAACATTACTTCAATTAAGGGAACAGTTTGGGATGAGAGACGCGACTTTAGATGATCTTTATATTCAGTTAACAAAGGAAGATCAAGATGAAGAGCGTTAATGAGATATGGCAAACACGAGTAAATCAACATATAAATGAAACTAGAATGTACTTGAAGTATATGTTAAATGACCACCTTCTTTTTGTTTTTATTTTTTTAGGAGCAGGTGGAGCTTTAACTTATCAAAGATGGCTTGAAACATTATCTCCTGATTTTCCAGCTATCGTAATTATGACATTCACCTTTGCGTTTATCGTCATAACGTCAAGTGTTCGAACATTGTTGAAAGAAGCTGACATTGTTTTTTTACTACCGATGGAATTTAAACTAAGAGGTTATTTTCAAAAAGCTTTTAGATACAGTTTTATGACACAAAGCTTTCTCGTTATTGTTCCTTTAATATTATTTACACCCTTGTATTTTAAGGTAACAGATGCAAACGGAAGGACCTTACTTATTTGCTTGGGACTCTTACTACTCGTCAAGTTTTGGAATTTAAGGGTAAGCTGGGCGATGAGTTTTTATACAGAAGCTTCAGCAAAATGGAGTGATCTGATTGTTCGATTTGTATTAAATGTATCTGTTATTTATTTTATTCTCTCTCAGGATTACC
This genomic stretch from Metabacillus sp. B2-18 harbors:
- a CDS encoding ABC transporter ATP-binding protein, producing the protein MTLLKVEHLTGGYTRKPVLKDISFEVEKGNIVGLIGLNGAGKSTTIKHIIGTMEAHKGQVSINGNTFALDSAAYRSQFSFIPETPILYDELTLYEHLELTAMAYGIDKDTFEKRLQPLLKEFRMEKRLKWFPAHFSKGMKQKVMIMCAFLVEPELYIIDEPFVGLDPLAINSLLEMMDQAKKQGSGILMSTHILATAERYCDSFIILHNGEVRAKGTLLQLREQFGMRDATLDDLYIQLTKEDQDEER